Proteins co-encoded in one Papaver somniferum cultivar HN1 chromosome 5, ASM357369v1, whole genome shotgun sequence genomic window:
- the LOC113283150 gene encoding uncharacterized protein LOC113283150 yields the protein MSKIRTKIRIGGLGIAAISYIAIDYLRHVSPIWHERLQPCLWGVLALAVVSRVPFYKHWSSELRSAIPFIASLVFLLSTLLFEVLTVRFVTAVLGLDWHRETAPLPDPGQWLLLALNEKLPSSIVGILRARIIGLHHYLMLFMMLAFSVVFDSVKAPGLGLGARYMFTMAVGRLLRAVTFASTILPSVRPWCASSRFPVPAHPHSWAQTYYVPYSSDATAIRQLIQHDVAYADPVGNYPGDHRPDWGSMSFLIDFLRPTASEGSAWYHLLTAAGGGCNDLIYSGHMFVAVLTAMAWTEAYGGWTSGFIWALVIHSAQREVRERHHYSVDCVVAIYVGYLLWKTTGFIWSLKDDASIRNLKRLLKLDKIQGQLFRAAKDSDMDKVRNLLNEIEVESSSSSSGKSGGKNEEPTQLAMWLFACFTTIFSLTVVFLAFIWTSDG from the exons ATGAGCAAGATCAGAACAAAGATCCGCATTGGTGGATTAGGAATTGCAGCAATTTCTTACATTGCTATAGATTACTTGAGACATGTATCACCAATTTGGCATGAAAGATTACAACCATGTCTTTGGGGTGTTCTAGCTTTAGCAGTAGTATCTCGTGTACCCTTCTATAAGCATTGGTCTTCTGAATTACGTTCTGCAATTCCATTTATAGCTTCATTGGTTTTTCTGCTTTCTACTCTTCTCTTTGAAGTGTTAACTGTTAGATTCGTCACTGCTGTTCTTGGTCTTGATTGGCACAG AGAAACGGCTCCTCTTCCTGACCCTGGCCAGTGGTTACTTCTAGCATTGAATGAGAAACTACCTTCATCTATCGTTGGGATATTGAGAGCTCGTATCATCGGGTTGCACCATTATCTGATGCTATTTATGATGCTGGCATTTTCGGTGGTATTCGACTCTGTCAAAGCTCCTGGACTTGGGTTAGGTGCAAGGTACATGTTTACAATGGCAGTTGGTAGGTTACTTCGAGCCGTAACATTTGCTTCAACGATTCTGCCATCAGTTCGGCCATGGTGTGCTTCATCTAGGTTTCCAGTCCCAGCACATCCTCATTCTTGGGCACAGACTTATTATGTTCCATATTCTTCAGATGCTACTGCTATACGGCAGCTGATTCAACATGACGTAGCTTACG CTGATCCAGTAGGGAATTACCCTGGGGATCACCGCCCAGATTGGGGGTCAATGagtttccttatagatttcttaCGCCCAACTGCTTCAGAAGGATCGGCGTGGTACCATTTGTTAACAGCAGCTGGTGGAGGGTGTAATGATCTTATATACAGTGGGCACATGTTTGTTGCAGTATTGACGGCAATGGCTTGGACG GAAGCTTATGGAGGGTGGACCTCTGGGTTTATATGGGCTCTAGTCATACATAGTGCGCAGAGAGAGGTAAGGGAACGGCATCATTACAGCGTGGACTGTGTGGTGGCGATTTATGTGGGTTACCTTTTATGGAAGACAACGGGTTTCATTTGGTCTTTAAAAGATGATGCATCAATAAGAAACTTGAAAAGGCTACTTAAGCTTGATAAGATTCAAGGCCAACTCTTCCGAGCTGCGAAAGATTCAGATATGGATAAAGTAAGAAATTTACTGAATGAGATAGAGGTTGAGTCGTCATCGAGCAGTTCTGGTAAAAGTGGTGGTAAGAATGAGGAACCTACTCAATTGGCAATGTGGTTGTTCGCCTGTTTTACCACAATTTTCTCTCTTACTGTTgtttttcttgcttttatttGGACTAGTGATGGTTAA
- the LOC113283151 gene encoding FACT complex subunit SPT16-like, with amino-acid sequence MHKKSKVIELTDATIFLEVKDEKKKPEVKDENEKPEVKDENEKSRVKDENKETIVGTLQSHVNGFRYVTSIPQFNVCFLYKDVKQAIYRVEDEKKMPPLLHFHLVRPVKVGTKKTKEIQFRLVQTPVLQRIFDDDSNEIEKEKQTRDCGRNEDLKIFVLRVQARLRWLPISHFPFNELVKKFQFDGAILSKAPSIFGLTWFSLVGLADPPFIVELCNIAIVNLAKLRPEGTDMTVVFMDFKRDPLQINSIPLHSLDVIKRRLDLGDVKYFVNSKKPDCWLPRVKEMADTHKFSGWKSFDLEDPETLSYYDCGRKGSEVVESDSDEEVYDSYYSEGSEVIESDSELKLKKVRCWWSERSNGLDKEEDANKAVERLSLDKEVKRELQNHLCCSSFFSSINCYLFY; translated from the coding sequence ATGCATAAAAAGTCCAAGGTTATAGAGTTAACTGACGCTACAATCTTTCTCGAGGTaaaagacgaaaagaagaagCCCGAGGTAAAAGATGAAAATGAGAAGCCCGAGGTAAAAGATGAAAATGAGAAGTCCAGGGTAAAAGACGAAAATAAAGAGACCATTGTTGGCACCCTTCAATCCCATGTAAACGGGTTTAGGTATGTAACCTCCATTCCCCAATTCAATGTGTGTTTTCTGTATAAGGATGTAAAGCAAGCTATCTACCGGGTTGAAGACGAGAAGAAGATGCCGCCTCTCTTGCACTTCCACTTGGTTCGCCCCGTTAAGGTGGGGACAAAAAAGACAAAGGAAATCCAATTTCGATTGGTGCAGACCCCTGTGCTACAAAGGATATTTGATGATGATTCAAATGAGATTGAGAAAGAGAAGCAAACCAGGGATTGTGGCCGCAACGAGGATTTAAAGATCTTTGTCTTAAGAGTTCAAGCTAGATTGAGGTGGCTACCTATATCACATTTTCCATTTAATGAGCTGGTTAAGAAATTTCAATTTGATGGGGCTATTCTCTCCAAGGCACCGTCCATCTTTGGCCTGACATGGTTTTCGCTAGTCGGGCTTGCAGATCCACCATTTATTGTGGAGCTATGCAACATTGCGATTGTTAATCTGGCGAAACTTAGACCTGAGGGAACTGATATGACTGTCGTTTTTATGGACTTCAAGCGCGATCCTCTACAAATCAACTCAATTCCTTTGCACTCGCTCGATGTCATAAAACGTCGCCTTGACCTTGGGGACGTTAAATATTTTGTGAACAGTAAAAAACCAGACTGCTGGTTGCCTAGAGTGAAAGAGATGGCAGATACTCACAAGTTCAGTGGATGGAAGTCTTTTGATCTTGAGGATCCTGAAACTTTAAGCTACTACGACTGCGGCAGAAAAGGATCCGAAGTAGTAGAGTCTGACTCAGATGAAGAAGTTTACGACAGCTACTACTCGGAAGGCTCTGAGGTAATAGAGAGCGATTCAGAATTGAAGCTTAAGAAAGTGAGATGTTGGTGGAGTGAGAGGAGCAATGGGTTAGATAAAGAAGAAGATGCGAATAAAGCAGTAGAGAGGTTGAGTTTAGACAAAGAAGTCAAGAGAGAACTACAAAATCATCTCTGTTGCTCTAGTTTCTTTAGTTCAATTAATtgttatcttttctattaa